From the Plasmodium brasilianum strain Bolivian I chromosome 7, whole genome shotgun sequence genome, the window ACCACTATAAGTGTAGATAAGCTTTATAGTTGCATTCTACATTTcgtataattaaaaatacctAGTACtataagttaaaaaaaaaaaagaagcaaagtttttatatatatatatatatgtatatgtacgggcatgtatatgtttgtattaaTGTGCATACAATATAGTGAATAGATCAGGTACGGATAACAGAGGAACCAAACACAGGAATTTGTCAACGTTATCCGGTTGAGAAGTTACTAGgatgatgaaaataacaagggaaaggaaaaaatatcgAATTAGTAATCCATACTGTGAGACGAAAAAACTAGCTgctaaagaaaaaacaaaagagctaaaaaaggaaagaggTGTAGATGAGGTAGGATTTGAGGATAGCTGCATTGAGAAAAACAGTGCTGCTGAAAAATTTATGCGAATTTATAATCAGCATTTAGAGCATAATGAAGACCtagagaaatataaaaaagaaaaggaaaatattcaggaaaagaaaagaaaaacagctaacagaaagaaaataaaaaagctgaattttaaattgaaaaagaataatcttttagaaaaattagtaaaaaataaggcGTTTATTAAAGCTAATGAAACAGTGTTAGCATCGgccaaaaaaaggaataataaggatctttcttttataaatacaccAAGTAATAGCAAGAAGTTTAAGGAACACTTTAACAATTTAGAAATTGAGGCTGATATGAAAAGTGTAGCAACAAATAAtccgaaaaaaaaaaaaaaatatattaaacataaCATAGAAACAAAAGAAGATGTACTGAAGGAATAtgacaaaataatttattcaaGTAAATACTTGCAAAATCCCCTTGAATATGCtaaaaatattgtagaaGACAGAAaagagaaacaaaaaaaaaaaaaaaaattgcgcATTTTGAATAAGACAGCTTTTGTTTAGCctgataaatatttatgtataaaaatatttcctcCCCATTGTGCATACGCACATTATAGCTGCGTAAGCTTTTCACGTGGGTTAAGAGCACGTACAtttaaggaaataaaaatatttagcaGCATGtacatgaaataaaaataatatatttagcaGCATGTGcacgaaataaaaaaataatttttttttgtaatgtaATACACGTTTCGCCATTTTCTGAGCTAACATCAGTTTACataagtagaaaaaaaaaaaaaaaaattatatatatgcttctatgaacatatttacatttcttatatatatatatatattaatcaaTTTTGTGCGTAAATTGTTGGAACCTTTTAAATTCCCTGCTCCCTAATTATGTGCGCCATTTTTTTACCGTACTTTAAGACTGAGTACAATTTTGGATATTCCTTCTATTTACtgccattttttctttttttattacttatcttacattttatacttttatttttaatatatatttttttaaattaattaaagttATACAACTTTTTATCACTATTTTTCTCAATTtttaaacgaaaaaaaaacacgCATTGgttatccatatatatatatatacatatatgtatgtacgtatacatgtgtatgccCGCGCATAGAAGAAAATGTGCacgaaaaaaatgataacagAAAAAGACTAAATGgagcaaaatatatttgcagTGAGGATAAAGCACGTTATTGTTTTTCAGAAAAGATTTgcatgaaatataaaaaaattatatagattTGCTGATAATGTTAGGTgtttaaaaattgtacacCTGGGAATAATAAATCAAATGAATTAATACgcacacatgtacatatatatatatatatatgtatatgtgtgtgtatatgtatatatgtgtatatgttcatatggctcaattttttatgtgcTTCTTTGGACCCCCatcaacatttttatttttgaacttattttgaatataattgtgcataatattttgtaattctatattttcctttaggCCTGGCTGTTCCTTTAATAATTTCTCGTCGATTTCTAATTCTTGCCTCCATTTCCTTGGTACTTCGacccttttatattttttaagtatttcTGGGGTTGCGTAGTTAcccttttctctttttaacaCTTCTTCTCTTGCcttttctaaaatttttttctcttcaagTAGTAGTTCCAAATATTCAGCTCTGTCTATATACTCCAAATCGAAAAAATTAATCGGCAAATTGTTGTCAACGGCTATTTGTGCCTTTTTCGCTAGCTCGTAGTCGAATTCAACCATAGCGTTTACATTCTCCTGGGTTAATATGGCTCTTGGTCTTGTTATTAGCTTCATTTCAAGCAGCTGTGATACCGCCATAACACctttagaaaaaagaaaagacgGGGAAACGAAAAGTGAAAGGAAATATTATAGCGACAGGTTAATGTGAAAAATGAAAGGAAAGTTTATAGAGATAGAATAagggaaaaatgaaaaattcaTAGCACagtaaaataatgaaaaagtgaTAGCTACTGAACATATAACATTCGTTCATCAATTAAAATGTTCGTCTAACTTTGTCATTTTTTAactgttttaaaattttatttctcatAAAAATGTACTGAATATAGCCCAAGAGTACATTTTTAAAGAccatgttcatatatatgtattttttttcttccttctcctcctcttctttttacatttttatttcctttgtttttttttcttattatgtaTACCTGGGTGAGATATAAACgttgttttattttgacGCACTCCAAAAGAAACTAAAACATCACAAACTTTGtttgataaatttttaacacttttaaatatcattatttcAAGTTGATAtgagaaaatatgaaaaatcaaaaattacAGCAATTCGCTATTTGTCAGAAAAATGCGcctatatacacacatatgcatatatacgtatatatatatatatatatgtgggtACACTGACTAATGTATGAACAACATGGTTCATGTGCAGTTATGCAGGTAGCTTTCTCAATATTATCTACCAAATTTGTTGTAATTATGTACACTCTGACATTTTATATGAACTCGTATAACATTcgcttattatatatattgtgttttaaaaaaaaatgaatatataacaaaagtATGGTAAATATACTGCTGCATAGAGAACGTGACGTAgcctatttttattattttcttttctatctttttttttttactttcctCTAATTCACAAATGAGgatactaataaaaaaaaaatatatcgaACAAATACTACATAAAGGATtgttatatgtacatatatatgcgtatatatatttatttcctttatcatatttttatattaaaaaaatatagtgtcaacaaaaaggtaaaaattaaaaggtgTAAAtcttaaaaatgaaatgatgaaaaagagaaaaaatacaatatggtaaaaattttacagaattagaaaaatattttatatataaaaaagttttaggatggaaatttttaaaaaatatatactgttaaaaaaaatttcgactaattttgtatttattcttCTGCTCTTTTTATTCATTGAGAAAATGAATGCAAGCTTAAAAGTATGCTATTCCGCACTTTACCATTTGGTGaaactttttttgtttttgtaatGTGCATTTAAGAAGAgcaattattttgttttgttttgttttgttttattttattttattttatttttttttttttttttttttttttttttttttttttttttttttttttttttttttctttactgcGGATGTTTGAATATGCATTTTTCAACATCCCAACAAATTCCTTCGTGCGTTTGTAAGTTCAATAAGTGTGGTGCTGTAAATTaagcaaaaagaaaagacgtaattttacaaatatatttgcgtatataaatgtgtatatgcgtatatatatttttttttttgtttttttataattagtaTAACCATGACGTTAAAGGCTAATTTTTTGTAGCACAAAATTTTGAGAAGGTTGCAATATTtgagttttaaaaaaaaaaataaaaaaatttcattttatactagtcttatttttgttatatttggaacttctattttttcttttgttaatatttaaaatgcaCTGTCTAGGGCAAAACTTTTCATGCATTATTTATGTAGTACTTCATGGGTAATTTATGACTATGTTAACACCTTTTggcaataaaatttttttgttcattaagTGTGTATTGCTAAATTAGAAGGTTCATCTGTTAATTTTGTACACTTTTTGTTTGTtctgttttgttttactttgttttgcttaattttgctttgattttttttgattttttttgattttttcacgtttttattttattatttttccattttttcccttttttgcTTAAGGTGCTCGGCTTCCACCTTACATCAACTAAAATGATTGAAGTAGTAGGAGGTATTGCATTCATAAGAGACATAGAAAAGAAGTCTTTGGAATGTAGGGAAGGAAACGAAATTGTAGTACTTAAATTATGTGATTTATGCAATACAATTTATCcgatatataagaaaatatttggAGATGGCTTTATAGCTGACATGTTAATAAAAGACTTGAAAAATTCGTCTTTAAAAGTTCAAAAAGCCATTGAAAATTTTccaaatgaaacaaaatacGTTTCAATGATGtattcttataatttaaaaaagtatcaaagtatacataaattaaaacgtgatttaaataatggaataataaactttttatGGATGAAAAGAACTATAGAGTTCATTGTAATTTTCTTggaaaaatgttatattacaaattacTCTTCCAAATTAAGTGCATGTGCAATGGACGCATATGATGAAGTATTAAAAAGTTATCATGGTTATATGACACGCAATATTGTTAAGTTAGCACTCAAGCTATCACCATCCAGAG encodes:
- a CDS encoding hypothetical protein (conserved Plasmodium protein), giving the protein MMKITRERKKYRISNPYCETKKLAAKEKTKELKKERGVDEVGFEDSCIEKNSAAEKFMRIYNQHLEHNEDLEKYKKEKENIQEKKRKTANRKKIKKLNFKLKKNNLLEKLVKNKAFIKANETVLASAKKRNNKDLSFINTPSNSKKFKEHFNNLEIEADMKSVATNNPKKKKKYIKHNIETKEDVLKEYDKIIYSSKYLQNPLEYAKNIVEDRKEKQKKKKKLRILNKTAFV
- a CDS encoding cytochrome c oxidase subunit ApiCOX30 → MIFKSVKNLSNKVCDVLVSFGVRQNKTTFISHPGVMAVSQLLEMKLITRPRAILTQENVNAMVEFDYELAKKAQIAVDNNLPINFFDLEYIDRAEYLELLLEEKKILEKAREEVLKREKGNYATPEILKKYKRVEVPRKWRQELEIDEKLLKEQPGLKENIELQNIMHNYIQNKFKNKNVDGGPKKHIKN
- a CDS encoding glycolipid transfer protein; the encoded protein is MIEVVGGIAFIRDIEKKSLECREGNEIVVLKLCDLCNTIYPIYKKIFGDGFIADMLIKDLKNSSLKVQKAIENFPNETKYVSMMYSYNLKKYQSIHKLKRDLNNGIINFLWMKRTIEFIVIFLEKCYITNYSSKLSACAMDAYDEVLKSYHGYMTRNIVKLALKLSPSREVLTERLQLGSNEQTKLVLQKCLSIAKPLIDDISKIIERNNCNFAEKI